In Actinomadura citrea, a single window of DNA contains:
- a CDS encoding MmcQ/YjbR family DNA-binding protein, which produces MTDGSWRDRVIAECVAKPGAVEDYPFGDDVAVFKVAGRMFALVPLGASPPSVSLKCDPGLAEELRARHAAVTPGYHLDKRHWNTVVLDGSVPAEEVWELVDHSYDLVVAKLTRAERARL; this is translated from the coding sequence GTGACGGACGGGTCGTGGCGTGATCGGGTGATCGCGGAGTGCGTGGCCAAGCCGGGCGCGGTGGAGGACTACCCGTTCGGCGACGACGTGGCCGTGTTCAAGGTCGCCGGGCGGATGTTCGCCCTGGTTCCGCTGGGCGCGTCGCCGCCGAGCGTCAGCCTCAAGTGCGACCCGGGCCTGGCCGAGGAGCTGCGCGCCCGCCATGCCGCGGTCACGCCCGGCTACCACCTCGACAAGCGGCACTGGAACACCGTCGTCCTCGACGGCTCGGTGCCCGCCGAGGAGGTGTGGGAGCTGGTCGACCACTCCTACGATCTCGTGGTCGCCAAGCTCACGCGCGCCGAGCGAGCCCGTCTCTGA
- a CDS encoding peptidoglycan recognition protein, with translation MLKRTVIGTSLAAMAVAGTVVWTVSSTSTATTASATRPGPGRVQARPLADMATAAAADKRVKGLPAVETEPFSLVGVTWDKPREELRGTVRLRTRDAKTGRWSGWRTLEPELADAPDQGGRGGTNGLWVGPSNGVDVRVTGQGRTLPEGLRVDLIDPGASAAAPTPRAAGPAGGTGMKLVAATTPLAGPVTAPKPAIVARAGWGADESIVRNPPAYDTSVKAAFVHHTDTGNGYSCTESASVIRSVFLYHVQSQGWDDIGYNFLVDKCGTVFEGRGGGVDRPVHGAHTYGFNTDTTGIAVLGTYTAANDPDVPGVAPTKAALDGVARIAAWKLGLTGVDPTAKTTLTSAAPNGTGGKYPFGQEVEFNTISGHRDGFATACPGAQLYSALPAVRTAAKQITVPALAATVTGANAAGGRYYTKSTATLNWTPADGATYTVSVDGATAATPAAGAASATVTLAPGTHAVQLNAAFADGTASASPVFTVVADTTRPVISSEALSLRKATVNSGAWPVWLTWKAGDNALLGSLKATSPAAKTFSTTTTQWAAVAKPSTTQTWTLAATDAAGNAGTSSLSRYTGGQSEGAARRTGTWGLSTTSSYLGGRGLYSKYRGASASWTFTGRTAGLIFKRASYLGAVYVYVDGAKIGTLDTRASTTAYRQLMWTRTWSSSGRHTIKIVVAGTSGRPMVGIDGLVYLR, from the coding sequence ATGCTCAAGCGCACAGTGATCGGGACCTCGCTCGCCGCCATGGCGGTGGCGGGGACGGTGGTCTGGACGGTCTCCTCGACCTCCACGGCGACGACGGCCTCCGCGACCCGGCCGGGGCCGGGACGGGTCCAGGCCCGCCCGCTGGCGGACATGGCCACCGCGGCCGCCGCGGACAAGAGGGTCAAGGGGCTGCCGGCCGTGGAGACCGAGCCGTTCAGCCTCGTCGGCGTCACCTGGGACAAGCCCCGCGAGGAGCTCAGGGGAACCGTCCGGCTCCGCACGCGGGACGCCAAGACCGGCCGCTGGTCGGGGTGGCGCACGCTGGAGCCGGAGCTGGCCGATGCCCCTGACCAGGGTGGACGCGGCGGGACGAACGGGCTGTGGGTCGGCCCGTCCAACGGTGTCGACGTGCGCGTGACCGGGCAGGGCCGCACGCTGCCGGAGGGCCTGCGCGTCGACCTGATCGACCCGGGCGCCTCCGCGGCGGCGCCGACGCCGCGGGCGGCGGGACCGGCCGGTGGGACCGGGATGAAGCTCGTAGCGGCGACCACGCCCCTCGCCGGGCCCGTCACCGCGCCGAAGCCGGCGATCGTGGCGCGGGCCGGGTGGGGCGCGGACGAGTCCATCGTCCGGAACCCGCCGGCCTATGACACCTCGGTCAAGGCCGCGTTCGTCCACCACACCGACACGGGCAACGGCTACTCCTGCACCGAGTCGGCGTCGGTGATCCGGTCGGTGTTCCTGTACCACGTGCAGAGCCAGGGCTGGGACGACATCGGCTACAACTTCCTGGTCGACAAGTGCGGCACGGTCTTCGAGGGACGGGGCGGGGGCGTCGACCGTCCCGTCCACGGCGCCCACACCTACGGGTTCAACACCGACACCACCGGGATCGCCGTCCTCGGCACCTACACCGCCGCGAACGACCCGGACGTTCCCGGCGTCGCGCCCACCAAGGCCGCCCTGGACGGCGTCGCGAGGATCGCCGCGTGGAAGCTCGGCCTGACCGGGGTCGATCCGACGGCGAAGACGACGCTGACGTCGGCCGCGCCCAACGGGACGGGCGGGAAGTACCCCTTCGGGCAGGAGGTCGAGTTCAACACGATCTCCGGCCACCGCGACGGGTTCGCGACCGCGTGCCCCGGCGCGCAGCTCTACTCCGCGCTTCCCGCCGTCCGGACGGCCGCCAAGCAGATCACCGTCCCGGCCCTGGCCGCCACCGTGACCGGCGCGAACGCCGCCGGGGGCCGTTACTACACCAAGAGCACGGCCACCCTGAACTGGACGCCGGCGGACGGCGCGACCTACACCGTCAGCGTGGACGGCGCGACGGCCGCGACACCGGCCGCGGGCGCCGCCTCCGCCACGGTGACCCTCGCGCCGGGGACGCACGCGGTCCAGTTGAACGCCGCCTTCGCCGACGGGACGGCCTCGGCGTCCCCCGTCTTCACGGTCGTCGCGGACACGACGCGCCCCGTCATCTCGTCCGAGGCGCTCTCGCTGCGCAAGGCGACGGTCAACAGCGGCGCGTGGCCCGTCTGGCTCACCTGGAAGGCCGGCGACAACGCCCTCCTCGGCTCGCTGAAGGCCACGTCCCCTGCGGCCAAGACGTTCTCCACCACCACGACGCAGTGGGCCGCGGTCGCCAAGCCGTCCACGACCCAGACCTGGACGCTGGCCGCCACGGACGCCGCGGGCAACGCCGGCACCTCCAGCCTGAGCCGCTACACCGGCGGCCAGAGCGAGGGCGCCGCGCGCCGCACCGGCACCTGGGGTCTCAGCACGACCAGTTCCTACCTGGGCGGACGCGGCCTCTACAGCAAGTACCGGGGCGCGAGCGCGAGCTGGACGTTCACCGGGCGCACCGCGGGCCTCATCTTCAAGCGCGCCTCCTACCTGGGCGCCGTGTACGTCTACGTGGACGGCGCCAAGATCGGCACGCTGGACACCCGGGCGTCGACCACGGCCTACCGCCAGCTGATGTGGACGCGCACCTGGAGCAGCAGCGGCAGGCACACCATCAAGATCGTCGTGGCGGGCACCTCGGGCCGTCCCATGGTCGGCATCGACGGCCTCGTCTACCTCCGCTGA
- a CDS encoding ATP-dependent DNA ligase, which yields MRIQGPVAPMAATALDHVPQERACSGGCRYEPKFDGFRCVARVSEEGDVQLWSRRLKRLDAAFPEIVSAVSGTLPPGTVVDGEIVRWGRDGRLDFSALQRRHVTRRTGSPITEPCHYVVFDVLEAGGTDHRSAPLASRRTELERLLNDLPGTSRIVLCPQLRDVGEARLWFEILVAQGVEGLVVKAAGDPYQEGKRGWWKVKHRTTTEAIIGGVTGTLEQPEALLLGRPTTAGTFRVVARTTPLDPRARTALTGALSQAGADHPWPEPLPAGWAGGLPATRDPIHYTRVTPNTVAEISVDAAVEHGRWRHAARFVRLRPELTPDDVPQDLNLA from the coding sequence GTGCGCATCCAAGGGCCCGTCGCCCCCATGGCCGCGACCGCCCTCGACCACGTCCCGCAGGAAAGGGCCTGCTCGGGCGGCTGCCGCTACGAGCCGAAGTTCGACGGGTTCCGCTGCGTCGCGCGTGTGAGCGAGGAAGGCGACGTCCAGCTCTGGTCGCGCCGCCTCAAGCGCCTCGACGCGGCCTTCCCCGAGATCGTCTCGGCCGTCTCCGGAACCCTCCCGCCCGGCACGGTCGTGGACGGCGAGATCGTCCGCTGGGGACGCGACGGCCGCCTGGACTTCTCCGCCCTCCAGCGCCGTCACGTCACACGCCGCACCGGCTCCCCGATCACCGAGCCATGCCACTACGTCGTCTTCGACGTCCTGGAAGCCGGCGGAACCGACCACCGCTCCGCCCCCCTCGCCTCCCGCCGCACCGAGCTGGAGCGCCTCCTGAACGACCTCCCCGGCACGTCCCGCATCGTCCTCTGCCCGCAACTCCGCGACGTGGGCGAAGCCCGCCTGTGGTTCGAGATCCTCGTCGCGCAGGGCGTCGAGGGCCTGGTCGTGAAGGCCGCGGGCGACCCCTACCAGGAGGGCAAGCGCGGCTGGTGGAAGGTGAAGCACCGCACCACGACCGAGGCGATCATCGGCGGAGTGACCGGCACCCTTGAACAGCCGGAGGCCCTGCTTCTCGGCAGACCCACGACCGCCGGAACATTCCGAGTGGTCGCGCGCACCACACCACTCGACCCCCGAGCCCGCACGGCACTGACCGGCGCCCTGTCCCAGGCGGGCGCGGACCACCCCTGGCCAGAGCCCCTGCCCGCAGGCTGGGCGGGCGGCCTCCCCGCCACCAGGGATCCGATCCACTACACCCGCGTCACCCCGAACACCGTCGCGGAGATCAGCGTGGACGCCGCAGTGGAACACGGCCGCTGGCGCCACGCCGCCCGCTTCGTCCGCCTGAGACCCGAGCTGACCCCTGACGACGTCCCCCAAGACCTGAACCTGGCCTGA
- a CDS encoding TetR/AcrR family transcriptional regulator, producing MPRLVDGEQRRRDVSAAVWRVILRDGLDRASVRNVASEAGLSMGSLRHYFATQSELLAFTLRAIIERIEQRMAALPPEPDQRRRAELVLAELLPMDEERAVENRVWLAFTARAMVDPKLRALQGEGYDLLREGCRSLARSLGVPEPAVEHETDRLHALVDGLAVHAATHPHVTTPARMREIIAFHLAELGRPAGTA from the coding sequence ATGCCTCGATTGGTGGACGGTGAGCAACGGCGCCGGGACGTGTCGGCGGCGGTGTGGCGGGTGATCCTGCGCGACGGACTGGACCGGGCCTCGGTCCGCAACGTGGCGAGCGAGGCCGGGCTGTCGATGGGTTCGCTGAGGCACTACTTCGCCACGCAGTCCGAGCTGCTGGCGTTCACCCTGCGCGCGATCATCGAGCGGATCGAGCAGCGGATGGCGGCACTTCCCCCCGAGCCCGACCAGCGTCGCCGCGCCGAGTTGGTGCTGGCCGAACTGCTGCCGATGGACGAGGAGCGAGCCGTGGAGAACCGGGTATGGCTGGCCTTCACCGCCCGCGCGATGGTGGATCCGAAGCTGCGGGCCCTGCAAGGCGAAGGGTACGACCTCCTGCGCGAGGGCTGCCGCTCCCTCGCACGCTCCCTGGGCGTCCCCGAACCCGCCGTGGAGCACGAGACCGATCGGCTGCACGCGCTTGTCGACGGCCTGGCCGTCCACGCCGCCACCCATCCCCACGTGACCACCCCGGCGCGGATGCGCGAGATCATCGCCTTCCATCTCGCCGAACTCGGCCGTCCCGCCGGGACCGCCTGA
- a CDS encoding DUF4185 domain-containing protein has protein sequence MTPPSDDRGTATSGLSRRKLLRMGAGVALGAGAVGAGWVGFSQDGRQATVRTAGGPGDPSSPTLATKIKNLSGPIETGPFASPWTDLGIPVRCPDGTMLFVCGDTFNGDHVPNPGEPADDWRAPVGLRSSNGDVNNLHIDGSVGGGRARALVDEPHNPVGDKATTAIPSDAFVVDGVMYMHLMRGVIYDTHHTDFWRSTDNGETWEYLCQWPGDLHGGQFQQKTYAVADDGWCYVLSTVFNRERDSGMLLHRVRKERLGDPGAYEPWGYADGDWRWGAPPTTVFGVRKWGEICFRAMDGKYVLTWLNMNALSIRAMVFPLPTSDLTRTLEQTMILPSAPGAEAANLVASPYGGFVVPGSTFGNFHIIVSQWFDPKNYRIMQYKINMVS, from the coding sequence ATGACACCTCCATCGGACGACAGGGGCACGGCCACCAGCGGTCTCTCCCGCCGCAAGCTCCTCAGGATGGGTGCCGGCGTCGCCCTCGGCGCGGGGGCCGTCGGTGCGGGATGGGTCGGATTCAGCCAGGACGGGCGGCAGGCGACGGTGAGGACGGCCGGCGGACCGGGCGACCCGTCCAGCCCGACCCTCGCGACCAAGATCAAGAACCTGAGCGGCCCGATCGAGACCGGCCCGTTCGCCTCGCCCTGGACCGACCTCGGCATCCCCGTGCGGTGCCCGGACGGCACCATGCTGTTCGTCTGCGGCGACACCTTCAACGGCGACCACGTGCCGAACCCGGGCGAGCCCGCCGACGACTGGCGCGCCCCGGTGGGCCTGCGATCCAGCAACGGCGACGTGAACAACCTGCACATCGACGGAAGCGTCGGCGGGGGCCGTGCCAGGGCCCTCGTCGACGAGCCGCACAACCCGGTCGGCGACAAGGCCACGACCGCGATCCCGTCCGACGCGTTCGTCGTGGACGGCGTCATGTACATGCACCTCATGCGCGGCGTCATCTACGACACCCACCACACCGACTTCTGGCGCTCCACCGACAACGGCGAGACCTGGGAGTACCTGTGCCAGTGGCCGGGTGACCTGCACGGCGGCCAGTTCCAGCAGAAGACCTACGCGGTGGCCGACGACGGGTGGTGCTACGTCCTGTCGACGGTCTTCAACCGCGAGCGGGACTCGGGGATGCTGCTCCACCGGGTCCGCAAGGAGAGGCTCGGCGACCCGGGCGCCTACGAGCCGTGGGGGTACGCGGACGGCGACTGGCGTTGGGGGGCGCCTCCGACGACGGTGTTCGGCGTCCGCAAGTGGGGCGAGATCTGCTTCCGCGCCATGGACGGCAAGTACGTCCTCACCTGGCTGAACATGAACGCGCTGTCGATCCGGGCGATGGTCTTCCCGCTCCCGACCTCGGACCTGACCCGGACGCTGGAGCAGACGATGATCCTGCCGTCCGCTCCCGGCGCGGAGGCGGCCAACCTCGTCGCCAGCCCCTACGGCGGCTTCGTCGTCCCCGGCTCGACGTTCGGCAACTTCCACATCATCGTCAGCCAGTGGTTCGACCCGAAGAACTACCGGATCATGCAGTACAAGATCAACATGGTCTCCTGA
- a CDS encoding cutinase family protein produces MSSGLHARKPMRQRYRRSAIAVAVAGAVAAAAAVPLLNTDGTVNAARTSEAMSCTPIKLIVVPGTWETTSAADPDTPVGMLRGVTEPLEQRFGDRISAYWVGYNATAFDQGKTYNDSKQTGIDAARKAMTDIARDCPGTRFVGLGFSQGADVNGDIAAQIGAGQGPVPAASYIAGGGAADPGRGTKGEVNLGDPLPGTRGLAGPRPQGFGELSGRVANVCLKGDLYCALPEENELTATLGTVLSRVGLANLQGSAERELSTDLGTANGKPADLTAVPTGLKTLTGQARGKDTTGAAGTAGELAKLVGPLQALTRLVANPVLVNTLLNSPPGSQNHMAGQVLQALSNTDLVGLATDLDAVQAAAKAGDTAALARAALAAAAKAAPLTGLPSDQVAKVTKVIQGLQPVALLAQASNVIGGISRIDYRGIQRAARAVPAYAQRGDTRGVYRSLVAIEDRLMPLAETANRVDLTPLAALLAMWPPGSPERAVGEALAVLDRVDWVRITRDLRAIQNKLDDFDPKRPPAIDPADPVKSLNAFYGVDLLSLVPQVTDLTEHGLNVAGVPLPKGTLNGLLKTRLNPSNLVKEGLDAAVFYGTQRHVMYGTAPVDGSGRPALEVLENWLAQRIETA; encoded by the coding sequence ATGAGCTCCGGACTGCATGCCAGAAAGCCGATGAGGCAGCGCTACCGCAGGTCGGCCATCGCGGTCGCGGTGGCCGGAGCGGTCGCGGCCGCCGCCGCGGTGCCGCTGCTGAACACCGACGGGACGGTCAACGCGGCGCGGACGTCCGAGGCCATGTCCTGCACACCGATCAAGCTGATCGTCGTGCCCGGCACCTGGGAGACCACGTCGGCCGCCGACCCCGACACGCCCGTCGGCATGCTCCGCGGCGTCACCGAACCGCTGGAACAACGGTTCGGTGACCGGATATCCGCGTACTGGGTCGGCTACAACGCGACCGCGTTCGACCAGGGCAAGACCTACAACGACTCCAAGCAGACCGGGATCGACGCCGCCCGCAAGGCGATGACGGACATCGCCCGTGACTGCCCCGGCACCCGGTTCGTCGGCCTCGGCTTCAGCCAGGGCGCGGACGTCAACGGCGACATCGCCGCCCAGATCGGGGCGGGACAGGGACCGGTCCCCGCCGCCTCCTACATCGCGGGCGGAGGCGCGGCCGACCCCGGCAGGGGGACCAAGGGCGAGGTGAACCTCGGCGATCCGCTCCCCGGCACCAGGGGCCTCGCCGGGCCGCGGCCGCAGGGATTCGGCGAGCTGTCCGGCCGGGTCGCGAACGTGTGCCTCAAGGGCGACCTGTACTGCGCCCTGCCGGAGGAGAACGAGCTCACCGCCACCCTCGGCACCGTGCTGAGCCGTGTCGGCCTCGCCAACCTCCAGGGCTCGGCCGAGCGCGAGCTCTCCACCGACCTCGGCACCGCCAACGGCAAGCCGGCCGACCTCACCGCCGTCCCCACCGGCCTGAAGACGCTGACCGGCCAGGCGCGCGGCAAGGACACCACCGGGGCGGCCGGCACCGCCGGCGAGCTGGCGAAACTCGTCGGCCCGCTGCAGGCGCTCACCCGCCTGGTCGCCAACCCCGTCCTGGTGAACACGCTGCTGAACTCCCCGCCCGGCTCGCAGAACCACATGGCGGGCCAGGTGCTCCAGGCGCTGTCCAACACCGACCTGGTGGGACTCGCCACCGACCTCGACGCGGTGCAGGCCGCCGCGAAGGCGGGGGACACGGCCGCGCTGGCGCGGGCGGCACTGGCCGCCGCCGCCAAGGCCGCGCCGCTGACCGGGCTGCCGTCCGACCAGGTGGCCAAGGTCACCAAGGTCATCCAGGGGCTCCAGCCCGTCGCGCTGCTGGCCCAGGCGAGCAACGTCATCGGCGGGATCAGCAGGATCGACTACCGCGGCATCCAGCGCGCCGCGCGGGCCGTCCCCGCGTACGCCCAGCGGGGCGACACGCGAGGCGTCTACCGTTCCCTGGTCGCGATCGAGGACCGGCTGATGCCGCTGGCCGAGACGGCCAACCGGGTCGACCTCACCCCCCTCGCCGCGCTGCTGGCCATGTGGCCCCCCGGCTCCCCGGAGCGCGCCGTCGGGGAGGCCCTCGCCGTCCTCGACCGCGTCGACTGGGTCCGGATCACCCGCGACCTGCGCGCCATCCAGAACAAGCTGGACGACTTCGACCCGAAGCGTCCTCCGGCCATCGACCCGGCCGACCCGGTCAAGTCGCTCAACGCCTTCTACGGCGTCGATCTCCTCTCCCTGGTCCCCCAGGTCACCGATCTGACCGAACACGGCCTGAACGTCGCCGGCGTGCCGCTGCCCAAGGGCACGCTCAACGGGCTGCTGAAGACCCGGCTCAACCCGAGCAACCTGGTCAAGGAAGGCCTCGACGCCGCGGTCTTCTACGGCACGCAGCGGCACGTGATGTACGGCACCGCCCCGGTCGACGGCAGCGGGCGCCCCGCGCTGGAGGTCCTTGAGAACTGGCTCGCCCAGCGCATCGAGACCGCCTGA
- a CDS encoding serine hydrolase domain-containing protein, with the protein MRSRKFLVRAGATLVAAAATVTAVTVGVQDREATVGSVGAKTGTGNEVRAGAVLQERVAKVQAEQKLPGMIGMVRSGTNTQYAASGYGDMFRRVPADPKAKFRIASNTKAFVATVLLQLEAEGKLSMNDTVDRWLPGLVEANGNDGRKITIRQLLNHTSGLPDYLNDLWISGSYVVDINPHKRWDPRALVKVATSKKSLSAPGTKFNYANTNYILGGLIIQAATGHHPAAEVSSRIIKPLGLTDTTFPEADPKLYGNWLHGYFTIRDISFSNVQVLGAAGAIVSTQEDLADFTRALASGRLLPPAQQRELQQVASDKPYGLGVIMAKTPCGTAWSHNGAALGYFSQWFTSPDGKTQAVVATNRYNMIPGKAESAVVKAAQDSYCALKGQ; encoded by the coding sequence ATGCGAAGTCGGAAGTTCCTTGTCCGCGCCGGCGCGACGCTGGTGGCGGCGGCCGCCACCGTGACGGCGGTGACGGTGGGCGTGCAGGACCGGGAGGCCACGGTCGGCTCGGTCGGCGCGAAGACCGGGACCGGTAACGAAGTGCGGGCCGGCGCCGTCCTCCAGGAGCGCGTGGCGAAGGTCCAGGCGGAGCAGAAGCTGCCCGGCATGATCGGGATGGTCCGCAGCGGCACCAATACCCAGTACGCCGCGTCCGGTTACGGCGACATGTTCCGGCGCGTGCCGGCCGACCCGAAGGCGAAGTTCCGCATCGCCAGCAACACCAAGGCGTTCGTGGCCACGGTCCTGCTGCAGTTGGAGGCCGAGGGCAAGCTGTCCATGAACGACACCGTGGACCGGTGGCTGCCCGGCCTGGTCGAGGCGAACGGCAACGACGGCCGCAAGATCACGATCCGGCAGCTGCTCAACCACACCAGCGGGCTCCCCGACTACCTCAACGACCTGTGGATCTCGGGGTCCTACGTCGTCGACATCAACCCCCACAAGCGGTGGGATCCGCGCGCTCTGGTGAAGGTCGCCACGTCCAAGAAGTCGCTGTCGGCGCCCGGCACCAAGTTCAACTACGCCAACACCAACTACATCCTCGGCGGGTTGATCATCCAGGCCGCGACCGGGCACCACCCGGCGGCCGAGGTGAGCAGCCGGATCATCAAGCCGCTCGGCCTCACCGACACCACCTTCCCCGAGGCCGACCCCAAGCTGTACGGGAACTGGCTGCACGGCTACTTCACCATCCGGGACATCTCGTTCTCGAACGTCCAGGTGCTCGGTGCGGCGGGCGCCATCGTGTCCACCCAGGAGGACCTCGCCGACTTCACCCGCGCGCTCGCGTCCGGCCGCCTGCTTCCCCCCGCGCAGCAGCGGGAGTTGCAGCAGGTCGCGTCCGACAAGCCCTACGGCCTCGGCGTGATCATGGCGAAGACGCCGTGCGGCACCGCGTGGTCGCACAACGGCGCCGCGCTCGGCTACTTCAGCCAGTGGTTCACGAGCCCGGACGGCAAGACCCAGGCCGTCGTGGCCACCAACCGCTACAACATGATCCCCGGCAAGGCCGAGTCTGCGGTCGTCAAGGCGGCCCAGGACTCCTACTGCGCGCTGAAGGGCCAGTGA
- a CDS encoding AfsR/SARP family transcriptional regulator, translated as MAMTSDTTPDPAPRLLDFTVLGPVRAWRGATRLDLGPLRQQALLAALLLRPDMTVSQRELLDGVWGVEPPGSGSKIVPVYVHRLRRCLGTLGEHAQESVIARERGGYRFVSRGTAVDLMRLDETADEAAAARRSGDLAAAASACLDALALFQGEPLAGLPGPFAEAERLRLEERRLSLLQEKIECQFQLGRFVDAVGELHALMPKHPHSESLTSLLMRALYGSGRQADALAAYSHLRHRLVEDLGVEPGERLRRVHQAVLRGDDAALDLVPRDEAGRGAGTPVPPARRVPDELPAEVGELVGRQDELALLTGGGGPAVVAVDGVAGAGKTALAVCAARALRRDHPDGCLFVELHGHDERRDAVPPERALRRLLRAVGAGNASGDLDELAASWRSATAGLRLLLVLDDASGADQVRPLLPAGAGSRVLVTGRRRLVGLDVDRRVSLGGLTRQAAEALLTRIVGAERAAAEPVAVRELAAMCDRLPLALCIAGARLQSRPSWAIGHLVHRMADARGRLAELTAEDRSVEGAFRLSYDRLPAAERRAFRALGTAPDGRSGHRALAAALGWAAQGAERALENLVDANLVQQPSVHQYRLNGLLALFAQELAAEESQTPGRAGLVAVAGTPSGL; from the coding sequence ATGGCGATGACCTCGGACACGACGCCGGACCCGGCCCCCCGCCTGCTCGACTTCACCGTGCTGGGCCCGGTCCGGGCGTGGCGCGGGGCGACCCGGCTCGACCTCGGCCCCCTCAGGCAGCAGGCCCTCCTGGCCGCCCTGCTGCTGCGCCCGGACATGACCGTCAGCCAGCGGGAGCTGCTCGACGGCGTCTGGGGCGTCGAACCGCCGGGCTCGGGAAGCAAGATCGTGCCGGTGTACGTCCACCGGCTGCGCCGCTGCCTGGGCACGCTCGGCGAGCACGCGCAGGAGTCGGTGATCGCCCGGGAGCGGGGCGGCTACCGCTTCGTCAGCCGGGGGACGGCGGTCGACCTGATGCGGCTCGACGAGACCGCGGACGAGGCGGCCGCCGCCAGGAGGTCCGGCGATCTGGCGGCCGCGGCGAGCGCCTGCCTCGATGCCCTCGCGCTGTTCCAGGGCGAGCCGCTGGCCGGGCTTCCGGGGCCGTTCGCGGAGGCGGAACGTCTGCGGCTGGAGGAGCGCAGGCTCTCCCTCCTGCAGGAGAAGATCGAATGCCAGTTCCAGCTCGGCAGGTTCGTGGACGCCGTCGGTGAGCTGCACGCCCTGATGCCCAAGCACCCGCACAGCGAGTCCCTGACCTCGCTGCTCATGCGCGCGCTGTACGGGAGCGGCCGCCAGGCCGACGCGCTGGCCGCGTACTCGCACCTGCGCCACCGACTGGTGGAGGATCTCGGGGTGGAGCCGGGCGAGCGGCTGCGGCGGGTGCATCAGGCGGTTCTGCGCGGTGACGACGCGGCCTTGGACCTCGTTCCGCGAGACGAGGCGGGACGGGGGGCGGGCACGCCGGTTCCGCCCGCGCGGCGCGTCCCCGACGAACTGCCCGCGGAGGTCGGTGAGCTGGTCGGACGGCAGGACGAGCTGGCGCTGCTCACCGGCGGGGGCGGGCCCGCGGTGGTGGCGGTGGACGGGGTGGCGGGCGCCGGCAAGACCGCGCTCGCGGTGTGCGCCGCGCGTGCGCTGCGCCGCGACCACCCGGACGGCTGCCTGTTCGTCGAGCTGCACGGGCACGACGAGCGGCGGGACGCGGTGCCGCCGGAACGCGCGCTGCGGCGGCTGCTGCGGGCGGTCGGCGCCGGGAACGCGTCCGGCGACCTGGACGAGCTCGCGGCGTCCTGGCGGAGCGCGACCGCCGGGCTGCGCCTGCTGCTGGTCCTCGACGACGCGTCCGGCGCCGACCAGGTGCGCCCGCTGCTCCCCGCGGGGGCGGGCAGCCGGGTGCTGGTCACCGGCCGCCGGCGGCTGGTCGGGCTGGACGTGGACCGCCGGGTCTCGCTGGGGGGACTCACCCGGCAGGCGGCGGAGGCGCTGCTCACCCGGATCGTGGGCGCCGAGCGCGCCGCCGCCGAGCCGGTCGCCGTGCGGGAGCTGGCGGCCATGTGCGACCGGTTGCCTCTGGCGCTGTGCATCGCGGGCGCGCGCCTCCAGAGCCGCCCGTCCTGGGCGATCGGCCATCTGGTGCACCGGATGGCCGACGCCCGGGGCCGCCTGGCCGAGCTCACGGCGGAGGACCGGAGCGTGGAAGGGGCGTTCCGGCTCTCCTACGACCGGCTTCCGGCCGCCGAGCGGCGAGCGTTCCGCGCGCTGGGGACGGCCCCGGACGGGCGATCCGGCCATCGGGCGCTGGCGGCCGCCCTCGGCTGGGCCGCGCAGGGGGCCGAGCGGGCGCTCGAGAACCTGGTGGACGCGAACCTCGTGCAGCAGCCGTCCGTCCACCAGTACCGGCTGAACGGACTGCTCGCACTGTTCGCGCAAGAACTCGCCGCGGAGGAGTCACAGACCCCGGGCAGGGCGGGCCTGGTCGCCGTCGCAGGCACGCCTTCCGGCCTTTAG